One genomic window of Candidatus Pseudobacter hemicellulosilyticus includes the following:
- a CDS encoding DUF5000 domain-containing lipoprotein: MKCIFYSCCIGLLLMASCTRMALEPVDNDGKAPGPVSQPVVENRNGSVSITFTPPADPDLAYVTASYTTRSGITRENKVSRYSNVVTLDGFPDEDNYVITLQAVDKGENKSTPVEVTAKPLKPVYRLAFDSLAAEADFGGINISFKNWTEANLAIVVLTNDSLGNFVPTYTHYTDLKSGNFSARGFDAVERTFGIFVRDRWGNISDTMNVTVVPFFEQLLDRTKMKAYALPTDAALGYSGTFAGLFDNRFDINSYYHSDGKTGMPQQFTFDMGVSAKLSRMVFYLKPDQAKYYDEHSPRIIELWGSESPNPDGSYDDTWTLLTTYTMEKPSGSAQGSPLTQADINFIEQGITVPIPVDAPKVRHVRFKTLRNWGNTIYVYVFEIQMFGDPN, encoded by the coding sequence ATGAAATGTATATTCTATAGTTGCTGCATAGGCCTGCTGCTGATGGCTTCCTGCACACGCATGGCCCTGGAGCCGGTAGACAATGACGGCAAAGCGCCCGGACCGGTGAGCCAGCCTGTTGTGGAGAACCGGAACGGATCGGTCAGCATAACTTTCACGCCACCGGCTGATCCTGACCTGGCCTATGTAACGGCCAGTTATACCACCAGGAGCGGTATAACCCGTGAAAACAAAGTGAGCCGCTACTCCAACGTAGTGACGCTGGATGGATTTCCGGATGAGGACAACTATGTGATCACACTCCAGGCAGTAGACAAAGGCGAGAACAAGTCTACTCCGGTAGAAGTAACGGCCAAACCGCTGAAACCTGTATACCGGCTGGCTTTCGACAGCCTTGCTGCCGAAGCAGATTTTGGCGGGATCAATATCAGCTTTAAAAACTGGACCGAAGCAAACCTGGCTATTGTAGTGCTGACCAATGATTCCCTGGGTAACTTCGTTCCTACCTATACGCACTATACGGATCTGAAGTCCGGTAATTTTTCGGCCCGTGGTTTTGATGCGGTGGAGCGTACATTCGGGATCTTTGTCCGGGATCGCTGGGGGAATATTTCGGATACCATGAACGTGACGGTAGTGCCTTTCTTCGAGCAATTGTTGGATCGAACCAAAATGAAGGCTTATGCCTTGCCAACGGATGCAGCCCTGGGGTATTCAGGAACCTTTGCCGGTCTGTTTGATAACAGATTTGACATAAACTCCTATTACCACAGTGATGGGAAGACCGGTATGCCACAGCAGTTCACCTTTGATATGGGGGTATCGGCTAAGCTGAGCCGGATGGTGTTTTACCTGAAACCGGACCAGGCCAAGTATTACGATGAGCATAGTCCCCGCATTATTGAGCTGTGGGGCTCCGAGTCGCCCAACCCGGATGGCAGCTATGATGATACCTGGACGCTGCTCACTACCTACACTATGGAGAAACCTTCGGGTTCTGCGCAGGGATCGCCGCTGACGCAAGCTGATATTAATTTCATAGAGCAGGGGATCACGGTACCTATACCGGTGGATGCGCCCAAGGTAAGGCATGTCCGTTTCAAGACCCTGCGCAACTGGGGTAATACGATATATGTGTATGTATTTGAGATCCAAATGTTCGGCGATCCCAATTAA
- a CDS encoding methyltransferase domain-containing protein translates to MTDASYWDNRYQRGETGWDLGAPSTPLKTYIDQLTDKELAILIPGCGNSYEAEYLLEQGFTNVTLIDISPTLTARLSRKFEQQPGRKPTIITGDFFALNGQFDLILEQTFFCALDPALRPAYVEQMHKLLKPGGQLAGVLFNRDFDGGPPFGGHTEEYEQLFGKFFTIRTLAPCYNSIKPREGNEAFIIAEKPS, encoded by the coding sequence ATGACAGATGCCAGTTATTGGGACAATCGCTACCAGCGCGGCGAAACCGGATGGGACCTTGGCGCCCCTTCCACTCCCTTAAAGACCTATATAGATCAACTGACCGATAAAGAGCTTGCAATCCTGATCCCAGGCTGCGGCAATAGCTATGAGGCGGAATACCTGCTGGAACAGGGCTTCACCAATGTAACACTAATAGACATCTCTCCCACCCTAACGGCCCGGTTATCCCGCAAGTTTGAGCAACAGCCCGGCCGCAAGCCTACTATCATCACTGGTGATTTCTTTGCCCTCAATGGACAGTTTGACCTGATCCTGGAACAGACCTTCTTCTGCGCGCTGGATCCTGCCCTCCGCCCTGCATATGTTGAGCAGATGCACAAGCTCCTCAAACCCGGTGGCCAGCTGGCAGGTGTTCTCTTTAACCGCGATTTTGACGGCGGTCCGCCCTTTGGCGGACATACCGAAGAGTACGAGCAGCTGTTCGGAAAATTCTTTACCATCAGGACATTGGCGCCCTGTTATAATTCCATTAAGCCAAGGGAGGGAAATGAGGCGTTTATTATTGCGGAGAAGCCATCATAG
- a CDS encoding AAA family ATPase, with amino-acid sequence MYVDKTRFIHQLIIGSNRYVSLCRPPKFGKSLLLSTMKAVFEGRKELFQGLYIESKISWEQHPVILLDMTRNAENLQTLKLSLAVSLKAIAADYQIALSYDDPTILFEELIRLLNQKSSKQVVVLIDEYDKPILDAMEDMDKAQEIRDFLQNFYVVLKSTTAHLRFVMLTGVSRINLTSTFSGLNNILDITFDDQFAEICGYTLDELENYFGQEIRALAEKNQLTYNDTLVRIKEWYNGYSWNGEVFLYNPYSVWLLLQKGYFEAHWYNARTPTFLFKLLKGKDDLILLLAEKIVVRRDFISKQTLEKLEVLPLLFQTGYLTIKRFDIEHGTFELQIPNKDAHLLALAFTKGAIGFKEEIL; translated from the coding sequence GTGTATGTTGACAAGACTCGATTCATTCATCAATTAATAATTGGTAGTAATCGATATGTTTCACTTTGTAGACCGCCAAAGTTTGGGAAAAGCCTGCTTCTGTCAACCATGAAAGCGGTTTTTGAAGGCCGTAAGGAACTTTTTCAGGGTTTGTATATCGAAAGTAAAATCTCCTGGGAACAGCATCCCGTTATTCTCCTGGATATGACCAGGAATGCTGAAAATCTGCAAACACTTAAACTCTCTTTAGCTGTATCATTAAAGGCCATAGCTGCGGACTACCAGATTGCTTTATCCTATGATGATCCCACCATTTTATTTGAGGAGCTTATCCGATTGCTGAATCAGAAAAGTAGCAAGCAGGTTGTAGTGTTGATTGACGAATATGATAAGCCTATCCTGGATGCTATGGAGGATATGGATAAGGCGCAGGAAATCAGAGATTTTCTTCAGAATTTTTATGTAGTACTCAAAAGCACTACGGCACACTTACGTTTCGTGATGCTAACTGGTGTATCCCGTATCAATCTGACATCAACCTTTTCTGGGCTCAATAATATTCTGGATATAACCTTTGATGATCAATTTGCCGAAATTTGTGGATATACCCTGGATGAACTAGAGAATTACTTTGGTCAGGAGATTCGTGCGCTGGCCGAAAAGAATCAGTTGACGTACAATGATACATTGGTAAGAATAAAGGAGTGGTATAATGGCTACAGTTGGAATGGGGAAGTGTTCTTGTATAATCCTTATTCCGTGTGGCTATTGTTGCAGAAAGGTTATTTTGAAGCGCATTGGTATAATGCCAGAACTCCCACTTTCCTGTTTAAATTGTTAAAGGGAAAAGATGACCTTATACTTCTTCTGGCAGAAAAGATTGTGGTAAGGAGAGATTTTATCAGCAAACAGACGCTTGAAAAGCTGGAGGTGCTGCCCTTGCTTTTTCAAACAGGTTACTTAACGATCAAACGATTCGATATTGAACATGGAACATTCGAGTTGCAAATCCCCAATAAAGACGCTCATCTGTTGGCGCTGGCCTTTACCAAAGGCGCTATCGGATTTAAGGAAGAAATCCTTTAA
- a CDS encoding glycoside hydrolase family 16 protein, translating to MKARSILYFSSALLLAGASFWLSGFNTASPRTHSKLVWSDEFDYKGLPDSSKWTYDVGGHGWGNNEMQYYTAGRLENARVENGKLIIEARKENWEGKEYTSARLVTKGKGDWQYGRIEVRAKLPKGLGTWPAIWMLGSDTAYKWPDDGEIDIMEHVGYNQGMIYGSVHTQKYHHVINTQKTDSVRVADCSEKFHVYGVDWTADSVHISVDFKNYFSFGNEQSGKEAWPFDSKMHLLLNIAVGGDWGGARGLDEKAFPALMEVDYVRIYQ from the coding sequence ATGAAAGCCCGATCCATCCTGTATTTCAGCTCTGCCCTCTTGCTCGCCGGCGCCAGTTTCTGGCTCTCCGGATTCAATACCGCTTCACCCCGAACCCATTCAAAACTCGTCTGGAGTGATGAGTTTGATTACAAAGGCCTTCCCGATAGCAGCAAATGGACATACGATGTTGGCGGCCATGGCTGGGGTAATAATGAAATGCAGTATTATACCGCCGGTCGGCTGGAAAACGCCCGCGTGGAAAATGGCAAACTGATCATTGAAGCCCGGAAAGAAAACTGGGAAGGAAAAGAATATACATCAGCAAGACTGGTGACCAAAGGAAAGGGCGACTGGCAATATGGCCGCATTGAAGTACGCGCCAAGCTGCCTAAAGGCCTGGGCACCTGGCCCGCCATCTGGATGCTGGGCAGTGATACCGCTTACAAATGGCCTGACGATGGCGAGATAGATATCATGGAGCATGTAGGCTATAACCAGGGGATGATCTATGGTTCGGTCCATACCCAAAAATACCACCACGTCATCAATACCCAGAAAACAGATAGTGTAAGAGTAGCTGACTGCTCCGAAAAATTCCATGTATATGGGGTGGACTGGACAGCAGATTCCGTCCATATATCTGTAGACTTCAAAAACTATTTCTCTTTCGGTAACGAGCAATCCGGTAAGGAAGCCTGGCCCTTCGATTCAAAAATGCATCTCCTGCTCAATATTGCCGTGGGTGGCGATTGGGGCGGCGCCAGGGGATTGGATGAGAAAGCTTTTCCCGCTCTTATGGAAGTAGATTATGTACGGATATACCAATAG
- a CDS encoding JAB domain-containing protein: MVSKTSIAEIASVRVLYSPKTSINKRVTVHTSKDAYAIFLEKWDKDKLEMIEQLQLLLLNKANQVLGVYPLASGGINSVTLDIRLIFSVALHCLASAIILAHNHPCGISLPSETDITLTKQLKEAGKLIDIQVLDHLIITPTGYTSLSDSGYL; this comes from the coding sequence ATGGTATCAAAAACCTCCATCGCTGAAATTGCATCGGTACGGGTTTTGTATTCTCCTAAAACATCAATAAACAAAAGAGTTACAGTACATACCTCCAAAGACGCCTATGCTATTTTCCTGGAAAAATGGGATAAAGACAAACTGGAAATGATAGAGCAATTGCAGTTACTCCTGCTAAACAAAGCCAACCAGGTATTGGGCGTCTATCCGCTTGCATCAGGCGGAATAAATTCAGTAACACTCGATATCAGGCTGATATTTTCAGTTGCTTTACATTGCCTGGCCAGCGCTATCATTCTTGCCCATAACCATCCCTGCGGCATATCCTTACCCAGCGAAACCGATATAACCTTGACCAAACAACTAAAAGAAGCCGGGAAATTAATAGACATACAAGTATTAGACCACCTGATCATTACTCCAACCGGTTATACCTCACTCTCTGACAGCGGTTACTTATAA
- a CDS encoding family 20 glycosylhydrolase, which translates to MKKSILIACFSCWCMTVLAQADIALIPQPVSLQKNEGHFILGSSTRIQVSAQPDAYRVGEILAGRLRTTTGYPLPVKQVAPSMGNPAGAIELQLQSGLRLGKEGYALEVTPTHVIIRAKEPAGLFYGMQTLLQLLPKQIQHNKKDTSVAWTIPAVTIEDQPRFAWRGLHFDVARHFFTKEQVKRYIDEMVAYKYNLLHLHLTDDQGWRIEIKSLPRLTEVGAWRVEKTGSFGTFSPPTPDEPRTYGGYFTQEDLKELVRYAADRFVQIMPEIDVPGHSMAAVAAYPELSCTPGAKQVNSGEKFMNWGTGSFSAIVDNTLCPANEEVYTFLDKVITEVAAIFPFEYIHMGGDECAKNFWEKSTAVKQLMQREKLKDMHEVQSYFMKRVEKLVAARGKKMMGWDEILEGGLPPKTAVMSWRGVKGGIEAARMGHPVVMTPNTNTYLDLMQGDPSIEPPVYSSVRLRASYDFEPVPDGVDDKLVLGGQANLWTENIYTTRHQQYMLWPRAFAVAEAVWSPKGRKDWPGFISRVEQHFQRFDEAAIKYARSMYDPIVQVKKEGDSSVSVTLSTEVPGLDIYYSFDNSFPDRFYPQYTQALVPPKDALSLKLITYRGKEEIGRQMTIPVVELKRRSGIRK; encoded by the coding sequence ATGAAAAAGAGTATACTCATAGCCTGTTTTTCCTGCTGGTGCATGACGGTCCTGGCTCAGGCGGATATTGCCCTGATCCCGCAGCCGGTTTCCCTTCAGAAAAACGAAGGCCATTTCATACTTGGCAGCAGTACCCGGATACAGGTGTCCGCCCAGCCTGATGCCTATCGGGTAGGGGAGATCCTGGCGGGGCGACTGCGTACTACCACAGGCTACCCTTTGCCGGTAAAACAGGTGGCGCCCAGCATGGGCAACCCGGCAGGTGCCATCGAGCTGCAATTGCAGTCGGGCCTGCGCCTCGGCAAAGAAGGGTATGCGCTGGAGGTGACGCCCACCCATGTAATCATACGCGCTAAGGAGCCTGCCGGCCTTTTCTACGGCATGCAGACCCTGCTGCAGCTGCTGCCCAAACAGATCCAGCATAACAAAAAAGATACAAGTGTTGCCTGGACCATTCCAGCAGTAACCATAGAAGACCAGCCCCGCTTTGCCTGGCGGGGTCTCCACTTTGATGTGGCCCGGCATTTCTTCACCAAAGAACAGGTGAAACGCTATATAGACGAGATGGTGGCGTATAAGTATAACCTGCTGCATCTTCACCTGACGGACGACCAGGGCTGGCGCATAGAGATCAAATCCCTGCCCAGGCTCACAGAAGTGGGCGCCTGGCGGGTAGAGAAGACCGGCAGCTTCGGTACTTTTTCTCCCCCAACCCCTGATGAACCCCGTACCTACGGCGGTTACTTTACCCAGGAGGACCTGAAAGAACTGGTGCGTTATGCGGCCGACCGCTTTGTGCAGATCATGCCCGAGATAGATGTACCCGGCCACAGCATGGCTGCCGTAGCTGCCTATCCTGAACTATCCTGTACCCCCGGGGCCAAGCAGGTCAATTCCGGGGAGAAATTCATGAACTGGGGTACTGGCAGTTTTTCAGCCATCGTGGATAATACGCTCTGCCCCGCCAATGAAGAGGTCTATACCTTCCTGGATAAAGTGATCACGGAAGTGGCCGCCATTTTCCCCTTTGAATACATCCATATGGGGGGCGATGAATGCGCCAAGAATTTCTGGGAGAAAAGCACCGCGGTCAAACAGCTGATGCAGCGGGAAAAGCTGAAGGATATGCACGAGGTGCAAAGCTATTTTATGAAACGCGTGGAGAAACTGGTGGCTGCCAGAGGCAAAAAGATGATGGGCTGGGATGAGATCCTGGAAGGCGGACTCCCGCCAAAGACCGCAGTCATGAGCTGGCGGGGCGTGAAGGGGGGTATTGAGGCCGCCAGAATGGGGCACCCGGTAGTGATGACGCCCAATACCAATACCTACCTGGACCTGATGCAGGGCGATCCCAGTATAGAACCGCCGGTGTATAGCTCCGTACGCCTCAGAGCCTCCTATGATTTTGAACCCGTGCCCGATGGGGTGGATGATAAACTGGTGCTGGGCGGACAGGCCAACCTGTGGACCGAGAATATCTATACTACCCGGCACCAGCAGTACATGCTCTGGCCCCGTGCTTTTGCAGTGGCGGAAGCGGTCTGGTCGCCCAAAGGACGCAAGGACTGGCCTGGTTTTATCAGTCGCGTAGAACAGCATTTCCAGCGCTTTGATGAAGCAGCCATCAAATACGCCCGCAGTATGTACGATCCCATTGTGCAGGTAAAAAAAGAAGGGGATAGTTCCGTCAGTGTGACCCTGAGTACAGAAGTGCCCGGTCTCGATATCTACTATTCATTCGACAATTCCTTCCCGGACCGTTTTTACCCGCAGTATACCCAGGCCCTTGTTCCGCCGAAGGATGCGCTCAGCCTGAAGCTCATTACCTATCGGGGTAAGGAAGAGATCGGCAGGCAGATGACCATTCCTGTAGTGGAACTGAAACGCAGGTCGGGGATCAGGAAGTAG
- a CDS encoding universal stress protein, with protein sequence MKKFLVPTDFSDTSKNAARFAVQAVASVEDATIILYNVHDKIAVGSDGSLLTETEDDRVTILNQALQNLKAELSALAPSVNIQFVAEVGSSLVENIERYVRHHGINLVIMGITGATRLEQIFMGSNTLNLVNQGICPVLIVPPDATYRQIKNVVLASDFKTVSTSTPVAPIKAVLNIFQPALHIVNVDDEHYVEVTDEYKAERNKLETMFKEFHPEFYFIRQFDFHEAISQFTLDKNIDLIIIIPRKNSFISSLFKTSYTKKLAYHSTVPIVAIHE encoded by the coding sequence ATGAAAAAATTCCTCGTTCCTACGGATTTTTCTGACACATCCAAAAACGCCGCCCGGTTTGCTGTACAGGCCGTGGCCTCTGTAGAAGATGCAACGATTATTCTGTACAATGTGCACGACAAGATTGCGGTCGGATCGGATGGTTCTTTATTAACTGAGACAGAAGACGACAGGGTGACCATCCTGAACCAGGCTTTACAGAATCTGAAAGCAGAGCTGTCAGCACTGGCCCCCTCCGTAAATATCCAGTTTGTGGCAGAGGTTGGCTCTTCCCTGGTGGAGAATATTGAACGTTATGTCCGCCACCACGGCATCAACCTGGTGATCATGGGCATTACCGGCGCCACCAGACTGGAGCAGATCTTTATGGGCAGCAATACCCTTAACCTGGTGAACCAGGGCATCTGTCCCGTGCTGATAGTCCCCCCGGACGCTACCTATCGCCAGATCAAAAATGTGGTGCTGGCCAGCGATTTCAAGACCGTATCCACCAGCACACCCGTAGCGCCTATCAAGGCCGTCCTGAATATCTTCCAGCCCGCCCTCCATATTGTGAATGTGGACGATGAGCATTATGTGGAAGTGACCGACGAATACAAGGCTGAGCGGAATAAACTGGAAACCATGTTCAAGGAATTCCACCCTGAATTCTATTTTATCAGACAATTTGATTTCCACGAAGCCATCAGCCAGTTCACACTGGATAAAAATATTGACCTGATCATAATCATCCCCCGGAAGAATTCCTTTATCAGCAGCCTGTTCAAGACCAGCTACACAAAAAAGCTGGCTTATCATAGCACAGTTCCTATTGTGGCAATTCATGAATAA
- a CDS encoding carbohydrate-binding domain-containing protein, translating to MRTKTWLSALAAVSLTLAACHKDKDSTADTDTGTDTEVIPNEDFVTNTKDTSFTNSVIIKYDGTTATVTNPFSGAGVTVAVTNADVVVTSTVTDTEINYVLSGKASDGSFKLYSTYKYGLILNGVSLINNDGPAINSQSGKKGSVTLLDGTNNQLVDGATYTSSTEDQKGSFFSEGQLVFSGAGSLRVSGLNKHAIVSDDYISITSGTIKIASAVSDGIHVNDYFVQSGGTVTINSTGDGIDVGEGYIEVNGGKLDISTSGDKAHALKSETYTTLNSSQAILLTVAGKASKGIKTGTHCTISKGDITINTSGSAYYDTDEKDISAPAGINCDGNLLISAGNLTIISTGAAGKGITVDGTLTIDGGTINVTASGAVFKYGSDESEAKGIKSDGALVINDGSLSIAAADDGLKSESSITINKGTINITKSVEGIEAPYITIKDGTVNVVSSDDCLNSTMGTGGESNDGSLMTLAGGTVSLSSTAGDPMDSNGNIVMTGGTVIVQGPNSQPEVAIDYNGTFNISGGLLIASGPYSNMAQGTSSTSVQYAVLFRTSVSASTLVTIQDASGNNLVTYSPLRAAGYFVFSSSSLLSGAAYKVLTGGSYSGGANTNGLRTGGTYSGGSQKGTFTISSKLTTVSL from the coding sequence GTGCGTACAAAAACATGGTTAAGCGCCCTGGCAGCCGTTTCCCTGACCCTGGCGGCCTGTCACAAGGACAAAGACAGTACTGCTGATACTGACACAGGCACTGATACGGAAGTGATCCCCAATGAGGATTTTGTTACCAACACAAAGGATACCAGCTTTACAAATTCCGTAATAATTAAATATGATGGCACAACAGCAACAGTGACCAATCCCTTTTCGGGTGCTGGTGTCACCGTAGCTGTCACCAATGCTGATGTGGTGGTCACTTCCACCGTGACCGACACAGAGATCAACTATGTCCTCTCCGGCAAGGCCAGCGATGGCAGCTTCAAATTATACAGCACTTATAAATATGGGCTGATCCTGAACGGGGTCAGTCTGATCAATAACGATGGCCCAGCCATCAATAGCCAGTCGGGCAAAAAAGGATCTGTCACCCTGCTGGACGGCACTAATAATCAGCTGGTGGACGGCGCCACCTATACCAGCAGTACGGAAGACCAGAAAGGGAGTTTCTTCAGTGAAGGGCAGCTGGTATTCAGCGGCGCCGGCAGCCTGCGGGTGAGCGGCCTGAACAAACATGCCATTGTCAGCGACGATTATATCTCCATCACCAGCGGCACCATCAAAATAGCTTCTGCCGTCTCCGATGGTATCCATGTCAACGATTATTTTGTCCAGTCGGGCGGAACCGTCACCATCAACTCCACCGGCGACGGTATTGATGTGGGCGAAGGCTATATTGAGGTCAACGGTGGCAAGCTGGACATCAGCACCAGCGGCGACAAAGCCCATGCCCTCAAATCCGAAACCTATACCACACTGAACAGCAGCCAAGCCATCCTGCTCACTGTGGCCGGCAAAGCTTCCAAAGGCATCAAGACCGGCACTCACTGCACCATCAGCAAAGGTGATATCACGATCAACACCAGTGGCAGCGCTTACTACGATACTGACGAAAAAGATATTTCCGCTCCTGCCGGTATCAACTGTGATGGCAACCTGCTGATCTCTGCAGGTAACCTCACCATTATTAGTACCGGTGCTGCGGGTAAAGGTATTACCGTTGACGGCACGCTCACTATTGACGGCGGCACTATCAACGTCACCGCCTCCGGCGCCGTGTTTAAATATGGCAGCGATGAAAGCGAAGCCAAGGGGATCAAAAGCGATGGCGCCCTCGTCATCAATGATGGGAGCCTTAGTATTGCCGCAGCCGATGACGGCCTGAAATCAGAAAGTTCTATCACTATCAACAAAGGCACTATCAATATCACTAAATCTGTGGAAGGGATCGAGGCGCCGTATATCACTATCAAGGATGGTACCGTAAATGTAGTGTCTTCAGACGACTGCCTCAACTCCACCATGGGAACCGGCGGAGAAAGCAATGACGGCAGCCTGATGACCCTGGCCGGCGGCACGGTATCCTTAAGCTCTACAGCCGGCGATCCGATGGACAGCAATGGGAATATTGTCATGACCGGTGGCACGGTGATAGTCCAGGGGCCTAACTCGCAACCGGAAGTGGCCATCGACTACAACGGCACTTTCAATATCTCCGGCGGTCTGCTGATAGCTTCCGGTCCTTACAGCAATATGGCCCAGGGCACCAGCAGTACTTCGGTCCAGTATGCGGTATTGTTCCGGACAAGTGTCAGCGCAAGCACCCTGGTGACTATACAGGATGCCTCGGGTAATAACCTGGTGACCTATTCACCGCTGCGGGCGGCAGGGTATTTTGTATTTTCTTCTTCCAGCCTGCTGTCTGGCGCTGCTTACAAAGTACTGACCGGTGGCAGCTACAGTGGCGGCGCCAATACCAATGGGCTGCGGACTGGCGGCACTTACAGCGGCGGCAGCCAGAAAGGAACTTTTACCATTTCCAGTAAGCTTACAACTGTCTCATTATAG
- a CDS encoding DUF4998 domain-containing protein translates to MRSFHYRSILWLLLTGLVFFSCSKMDEYKDEFMKGGEIIYAGALDTVIAQSGYYRINLKMVLGKDQQVVLVKAYWNEGLDSITIPIQRPLSSDTVNLLIPDLSARSYSFSVYTFDQQGHSSVVRNASGVSYGDDYLNSLANRTIRTSAANTGVDSMIFRWNEPNNGLVFTELEYTRRDGTVRQFTMLNTDSIMALPDEYASGTELRYRSAYKPDANAYDTFRVTEYATVAMAAVPPYERSLDKTKFARVVLPTDVGASSYATWPMTNMWNGYISGNGYATAISTNPCWFTFDMGEAVTLNRFMFWQPQDRIYRLEAVKRFEIYGSETLDMTGSWDSWTLLRTCESYKPSGSPVGTNTAEDIAFALAGEAFTIPDGMPKVRYIRIKVLENWGNSTFQAIGELTFFTRDRIK, encoded by the coding sequence ATGCGAAGCTTCCACTATAGGTCCATTCTTTGGCTATTGCTGACAGGATTGGTCTTTTTCTCCTGTTCCAAAATGGACGAATACAAAGATGAGTTTATGAAGGGCGGAGAGATCATCTATGCGGGCGCCCTGGATACGGTGATTGCCCAGTCGGGCTATTACAGGATCAACCTGAAGATGGTCCTGGGAAAGGACCAGCAGGTAGTGCTGGTAAAAGCCTACTGGAATGAGGGCCTGGACTCCATTACCATTCCCATACAAAGACCGCTTAGCTCCGATACTGTTAACCTGCTGATACCCGATCTATCCGCCAGGAGCTATAGTTTCTCGGTCTATACCTTCGATCAGCAGGGACATTCGTCGGTAGTGCGCAATGCCTCCGGCGTGTCTTACGGAGATGATTACCTGAATTCGCTGGCCAACCGGACTATCCGGACCTCGGCTGCCAATACAGGGGTAGACTCTATGATCTTCCGCTGGAACGAACCTAATAACGGGCTGGTATTTACGGAGCTGGAATACACCAGAAGGGATGGTACTGTCAGGCAGTTTACGATGCTGAACACGGATTCCATCATGGCGCTGCCGGATGAATATGCCAGTGGTACGGAACTGCGGTACCGGTCGGCCTATAAGCCTGACGCCAATGCCTATGATACGTTCAGGGTAACAGAATATGCTACAGTGGCCATGGCTGCGGTGCCGCCTTATGAGCGGTCGCTGGACAAGACCAAATTTGCGCGGGTGGTATTGCCTACAGATGTAGGCGCCAGCTCTTATGCTACCTGGCCAATGACCAATATGTGGAACGGGTATATCTCGGGTAACGGTTATGCCACGGCCATCAGCACCAATCCCTGCTGGTTCACCTTTGATATGGGTGAGGCGGTTACCTTGAACAGGTTCATGTTCTGGCAGCCGCAGGATCGTATATACCGCCTGGAAGCGGTCAAGAGATTTGAGATCTATGGCAGCGAGACCCTGGACATGACCGGTTCCTGGGATAGCTGGACCTTGCTGCGTACCTGTGAAAGCTACAAACCTTCGGGCTCGCCTGTGGGTACCAACACCGCCGAGGATATAGCGTTTGCCCTGGCAGGGGAAGCGTTCACTATCCCCGATGGCATGCCGAAGGTCCGGTATATCCGGATCAAAGTACTGGAGAACTGGGGTAACAGTACCTTCCAGGCTATTGGCGAACTGACCTTCTTTACCCGGGACAGGATCAAATAG